A part of Nocardioides sp. WS12 genomic DNA contains:
- a CDS encoding transglutaminase family protein has protein sequence MSMQLRIVHTSKYEYDGRAAASYNQARMTPVTTPEQIVVHNRLEVTPKPWSSTSTDYFGCQVTAFEVVDPHDVMTVTATSTVQVNRTGSPVATTPWSSYTEREVSDRWTEFLVVNDLVEPPADFADQVRQIGESSALPGFAALEVCRLVHEQINFLPGSTDVESPAAEAWAQRAGVIQDMVHLTIGGLRTLGIPARYVSGYVHPVEDPVVGVTVAGDSHAWVEWWDDGWQGFDPGTNTAPGNRYVAIGHGRDYTDVPPLRGIYSGAKTAKLDVLVEVTRIS, from the coding sequence ATGAGCATGCAACTGCGGATCGTGCACACCTCCAAGTACGAGTACGACGGCCGGGCAGCCGCGTCCTACAACCAGGCCCGGATGACGCCGGTGACCACGCCGGAGCAGATCGTCGTGCACAACCGGCTCGAGGTGACGCCGAAGCCGTGGAGCTCCACGTCCACCGACTACTTCGGCTGCCAGGTGACAGCGTTCGAGGTCGTCGACCCGCACGACGTCATGACGGTGACGGCGACCTCGACCGTGCAGGTGAACCGCACCGGCTCCCCCGTCGCCACGACCCCCTGGTCGTCGTACACCGAACGCGAGGTGAGCGACCGCTGGACGGAGTTCCTCGTGGTGAACGACCTCGTCGAGCCGCCGGCCGACTTCGCTGACCAGGTCCGCCAGATCGGAGAATCGTCCGCACTGCCGGGCTTTGCCGCCCTCGAGGTCTGCCGCCTGGTGCACGAACAGATCAACTTCCTGCCCGGCTCCACCGACGTCGAGTCACCGGCCGCCGAGGCATGGGCACAACGTGCCGGCGTCATCCAGGACATGGTCCACCTGACCATCGGCGGGCTGCGCACACTCGGCATCCCCGCCCGCTACGTCTCCGGCTACGTGCACCCCGTCGAGGATCCGGTCGTCGGCGTGACCGTCGCCGGTGACTCGCACGCGTGGGTGGAGTGGTGGGACGACGGCTGGCAGGGCTTCGACCCGGGCACCAACACGGCACCGGGCAACCGGTACGTCGCGATCGGCCACGGCCGCGACTACACCGACGTCCCGCCCCTGCGCGGCATCTACTCGGGCGCGAAGACGGCCAAACTCGACGTCCTCGTCGAGGTCACCCGGATCAGCTGA
- a CDS encoding tetratricopeptide repeat protein, with protein MTEFRLQAPAIVFPGATSDHASAYRTAHDLLSRNAPREALEVLEPALVEEPANRGLRSLRAWAYFQRAHLLKATAELTALVEEDPTDTWSRHTLGRTLERQSKYDDALPHLRLAAVMTGDPEHEYDVLRVERSVGRVS; from the coding sequence ATGACCGAGTTCCGCCTCCAGGCTCCGGCGATCGTGTTCCCGGGCGCGACCAGCGACCACGCGTCGGCGTACCGGACCGCGCACGACCTGCTGAGCCGCAACGCGCCCCGCGAGGCCCTCGAGGTGCTCGAGCCGGCGCTGGTCGAGGAGCCCGCGAATCGCGGACTGCGCTCACTTCGCGCATGGGCGTACTTCCAGCGCGCCCATCTCCTGAAGGCCACCGCCGAACTCACCGCGCTGGTCGAGGAGGACCCGACCGACACGTGGTCCCGGCACACCCTGGGGCGCACACTCGAGCGGCAGTCGAAGTACGACGACGCGCTGCCGCACCTACGCCTCGCGGCGGTGATGACGGGCGACCCCGAGCACGAGTACGACGTGCTGCGGGTCGAGCGGAGCGTGGGCCGGGTCAGCTGA
- a CDS encoding NUDIX domain-containing protein yields the protein MSLERLAARVVVLDACDRILLFEEQDPAEPDRPTWWITPGGALENQESFAEAAARELREETGLCSDSLVGPIATNSFTMTYKGREVRQTEQFFAVRGEPAEVTFTAWTAFERAVLLGGRWFGIEELASSGLVFYPPRLPEIAAGAVRLTASI from the coding sequence ATGTCTCTTGAACGATTGGCTGCGCGGGTCGTCGTGCTCGACGCATGCGACCGCATCCTCCTGTTCGAGGAGCAGGACCCCGCCGAACCCGATCGGCCTACCTGGTGGATCACTCCGGGAGGAGCGCTGGAGAATCAGGAATCGTTCGCTGAGGCCGCTGCCCGTGAGCTCCGCGAGGAGACGGGACTCTGCTCCGATTCCTTGGTGGGCCCGATCGCCACCAACAGCTTCACCATGACCTACAAGGGCCGCGAAGTGCGCCAGACCGAGCAGTTCTTCGCTGTACGGGGCGAACCGGCCGAGGTCACCTTCACGGCGTGGACCGCCTTTGAGCGCGCTGTGCTCCTGGGCGGACGATGGTTCGGGATCGAGGAGCTGGCTTCGTCGGGCCTCGTGTTCTACCCACCCCGTCTCCCGGAGATCGCTGCGGGCGCGGTCCGACTGACCGCTAGCATCTGA
- a CDS encoding LysR substrate-binding domain-containing protein produces the protein MVNLNQLEVFVAVVEAGGFSGAAKSLYMSQPSVSNHVRNLESSLGVQLVERTTQGARTTPAGDAVLEHARLIFAQLRTLENRVSQFQGLDAGILSLAGTTSLGTYLLPRLVADFARRAPNVECQIRVGNEERVEDWLIKGEVALGLCIDQPREHLDAEPLFREELVLVAAPDSPLAGRVLEPAELRGQRFLMREKGSATRKQQEDVLNLWCLMDAPRWELWGPDTLKEAVQAGLGVTLLSEHATARERNSGLLVALTVEPVPPARTVSLVRRGDRALTPPEEAFVTMLRAVGAWPK, from the coding sequence ATGGTGAATCTGAACCAACTGGAAGTGTTCGTTGCCGTCGTGGAAGCGGGCGGGTTCTCAGGCGCTGCCAAGTCCCTCTACATGAGCCAGCCGTCGGTCTCGAACCACGTACGGAACCTCGAGAGCTCACTCGGTGTGCAGTTGGTCGAACGGACGACCCAGGGGGCGCGTACGACGCCGGCCGGCGACGCCGTCCTCGAGCATGCGCGGCTGATCTTTGCCCAGCTCCGGACCTTGGAGAACCGGGTCTCGCAGTTCCAGGGACTCGATGCCGGCATCCTCTCCCTGGCCGGCACGACGTCCCTGGGCACTTACCTGTTGCCGCGGCTGGTGGCGGACTTCGCCAGGCGAGCCCCGAACGTCGAGTGCCAGATACGGGTCGGGAACGAAGAGCGGGTCGAGGACTGGCTGATCAAGGGCGAGGTCGCTCTGGGTCTGTGTATTGACCAACCACGGGAGCACCTGGACGCCGAGCCGCTGTTCCGGGAGGAGCTCGTGCTGGTCGCGGCTCCCGACAGCCCTCTGGCGGGACGCGTGCTGGAACCGGCCGAACTCCGCGGGCAACGATTTCTGATGCGGGAGAAGGGGTCGGCGACCCGCAAGCAACAGGAGGACGTCCTGAACCTGTGGTGTCTCATGGACGCGCCGCGCTGGGAGCTGTGGGGACCAGACACCCTGAAGGAGGCCGTCCAGGCAGGCCTGGGCGTGACGCTCCTGTCCGAACACGCCACCGCCCGGGAGCGGAACAGCGGTCTGCTCGTGGCGCTCACTGTTGAGCCAGTGCCTCCGGCGCGGACCGTGTCGTTGGTCCGCCGGGGCGACCGTGCGCTGACACCTCCCGAGGAAGCGTTCGTCACAATGCTTCGCGCTGTGGGAGCCTGGCCGAAGTAG
- a CDS encoding aldehyde dehydrogenase family protein yields MSTLDFKVKPDHLLNFVDGVWAPSSSGETRSNHNPADIDDIIGEFTESVTDDVTRAIDAAQAAQHDWDAIGPIERAKVLTKAGRLIEERIDGIAEAITREQGKRLSEARGEVTRSLAILDFHIGEARRMNGETTAAEEPRTMVLTFRRPIGIVGLITPWNFPFAIPVWKVAPALLSGCTAVLKPSPLTPLTSALLVQAFIDAGVPAGVLNLIQGDREAGEALVNDPRIAGISFTGSLPVGQAINRAGANRLMRAQLELGGKNALIVLEDADLDAAADAIIHGAFGQSGQRCSATSRIIVDAKVHDALLDRLVPRVRAMKIGPGSQPDADIGPVVNDERYRACLDAVTKAVADGATVVAGGAAAELDTTGYFIQPTVLDQVAWDSELAQEEVFGPVLSVITCNGYDDAMRISNSVKYGMSGTIFTQNPAYMFQALQDFEAGMLHVNRPGVGAYSHLPHMGAKASQLGAPECSADVWQFYTDLRSACIRY; encoded by the coding sequence GTGTCCACTCTGGACTTCAAGGTCAAGCCTGATCATCTCCTCAACTTCGTCGACGGCGTCTGGGCGCCCAGTTCGAGCGGCGAGACGAGGTCGAACCACAACCCGGCCGACATCGACGACATCATCGGAGAGTTCACCGAGTCGGTCACCGACGACGTGACCCGAGCGATCGATGCCGCGCAGGCAGCACAGCACGACTGGGACGCCATCGGACCGATCGAGCGGGCCAAGGTCCTCACCAAGGCAGGCCGACTCATCGAAGAACGAATCGACGGGATCGCCGAGGCAATCACACGCGAGCAGGGCAAGCGCCTGTCCGAGGCCCGGGGCGAGGTGACCCGAAGCCTGGCCATCCTCGACTTCCACATCGGCGAGGCCCGCCGGATGAACGGCGAGACGACGGCCGCGGAGGAGCCGCGGACGATGGTCCTCACGTTCCGCCGTCCGATCGGCATCGTCGGCCTCATCACGCCGTGGAACTTCCCGTTCGCCATCCCGGTGTGGAAGGTCGCGCCGGCGCTGCTCTCGGGTTGCACCGCCGTACTCAAGCCGTCGCCACTGACTCCGCTGACGTCGGCCCTTCTGGTCCAGGCCTTCATCGATGCCGGTGTGCCGGCCGGTGTCCTCAACCTGATCCAAGGTGACCGGGAAGCAGGGGAGGCGTTGGTCAACGACCCCCGGATCGCGGGGATCTCGTTCACTGGCTCGCTCCCGGTCGGCCAGGCGATCAACCGGGCGGGTGCCAACCGGTTGATGCGGGCGCAGCTCGAACTGGGAGGCAAGAACGCACTCATCGTGCTGGAGGACGCTGACCTCGACGCGGCGGCCGACGCAATCATCCATGGTGCGTTCGGCCAGTCCGGTCAGCGTTGTTCGGCGACCAGCCGGATCATCGTGGACGCGAAGGTCCACGACGCGCTGCTCGACCGCCTGGTGCCGCGAGTGCGCGCCATGAAGATCGGTCCCGGCAGCCAACCGGACGCCGACATCGGGCCGGTCGTGAACGACGAGCGGTACCGCGCCTGCCTCGACGCCGTGACCAAGGCCGTGGCTGATGGTGCGACGGTCGTTGCCGGCGGCGCGGCCGCCGAGCTCGACACCACGGGCTACTTCATCCAGCCGACGGTGCTGGACCAGGTGGCCTGGGATTCCGAGCTTGCCCAGGAGGAGGTGTTCGGCCCTGTCCTGTCGGTCATCACCTGCAACGGGTACGACGACGCGATGCGGATCTCGAACTCGGTGAAGTACGGCATGTCGGGCACGATCTTCACGCAGAACCCGGCGTACATGTTCCAGGCGCTGCAGGACTTCGAGGCCGGCATGCTGCACGTCAACCGTCCCGGTGTCGGTGCTTACTCACACCTTCCGCACATGGGGGCCAAGGCTTCCCAGCTCGGCGCACCCGAGTGCTCGGCGGACGTGTGGCAGTTCTACACCGACCTGCGTTCGGCCTGCATCCGGTACTGA
- a CDS encoding zinc-binding dehydrogenase gives MTATTAADVLHGREGSMTQTTGSATAAIWDGTDKGFALQSVPLPTLRAGEVLVRTELATICGSDLHTINGDRPTPLPTVLGHEAIGHVVATGGEVIADGRPVTVGERITWTIGTSCGTCRRCLRGIPQKCATVRKYGHEAIDDHWQLNGGFADHVHLAAGTGIVRLPDDLPASVATPANCATATVTCAARRVDLTADDVVVVLGCGMLGLTAVAYARDRGATTVIASDVDPARRALAGLFGATQTVGPETLAKVVAEQGADVIFELSGNSRAVQTAFDIVEMGGRIALVGSVSPAPPIQFEPSGYVKNLTTVVGSHNYRVDDLVEAVAFLQRTPYQSLFSDLVPEPFALDDIVEAVAIANHGSDPRIAVRFP, from the coding sequence ATGACCGCGACAACGGCAGCCGATGTGCTGCACGGAAGAGAGGGTTCGATGACGCAGACCACGGGCTCGGCCACGGCAGCGATCTGGGACGGCACTGACAAGGGCTTCGCGCTCCAGTCGGTCCCGCTCCCGACGCTTCGGGCCGGCGAGGTCCTGGTCCGCACGGAGCTCGCCACGATCTGCGGCAGCGACCTGCACACCATCAACGGTGACCGGCCGACCCCGCTGCCGACCGTGCTCGGGCACGAGGCGATCGGACACGTGGTGGCCACCGGTGGGGAGGTGATCGCCGATGGCCGGCCGGTGACAGTCGGGGAGCGGATCACCTGGACCATCGGAACCTCCTGCGGCACGTGTCGCCGGTGTCTCCGAGGCATTCCGCAGAAGTGCGCGACCGTGCGCAAGTACGGGCACGAGGCCATCGACGACCACTGGCAGCTCAACGGCGGGTTCGCCGACCACGTCCACCTCGCCGCAGGGACCGGCATCGTCCGGCTGCCTGACGACCTGCCCGCCTCGGTCGCCACACCTGCCAACTGCGCCACGGCGACGGTCACCTGCGCGGCACGCCGTGTCGACCTCACCGCCGACGACGTCGTCGTGGTCCTCGGTTGCGGCATGCTCGGGCTGACTGCCGTGGCGTATGCCCGTGACCGTGGTGCGACCACGGTCATTGCCTCGGACGTCGACCCGGCCCGCCGGGCGCTGGCCGGGCTCTTCGGGGCGACTCAAACGGTCGGCCCGGAGACGCTGGCAAAGGTGGTGGCGGAGCAGGGTGCGGATGTCATCTTCGAACTCTCCGGCAACAGCCGCGCCGTGCAGACGGCGTTCGACATCGTCGAGATGGGCGGCCGCATCGCCCTGGTCGGTTCGGTGTCGCCGGCACCGCCGATTCAGTTCGAACCGAGCGGCTACGTCAAGAACCTGACCACGGTCGTCGGCAGCCACAACTACCGGGTCGACGACCTGGTCGAGGCTGTCGCCTTCCTGCAGAGGACCCCGTACCAGTCACTCTTCTCGGACCTGGTGCCCGAACCCTTCGCCCTCGACGACATCGTTGAAGCGGTCGCCATCGCCAACCACGGGAGTGACCCGCGCATCGCCGTGCGGTTCCCCTGA